The DNA segment GATCAGGTTATTCGCCTGCTTGATGTGCCGCAGCTGTTTGCCAGCGAGGCATCCAACGATGTTTGTCAGCCCGCATTGTTTGTCGATCACGTGCACCCTCAAATTCATGGCGGCCACACACGAATCGCGGCGGAACTGTTCACACAGCTGAGCAGTATCGGTCCGCTTGGGCTGACCTCCTCAAAGGCTTCTTCCGAAGATCGTACGGCTGCGGTCAACGCCTACCTTGGCGGGATCAACGAAGCCTACTATCACCGCGGGAAGCAGCGGATCGAAGGGCTAAGGATGTGGGCAAAGGGGAGGGCGGGCGGCGACGGGAGCGACCGGTAAGGTAAAGCGGATGTTCGGTCGCGGACGTTCGCTACGACCGTTGCAGGCTTGAGAGGATTTCATCGCGAATCGCTTCGACAGAGGCTTGGTTCTCGATCGCGACGGTCGTCGTTTCCCCTAAACTGCGGAGGAAGGTTTCCTGCCTTCTGGCAAGCTGCCGCGTGTGGGCTTGAACCCGTTCGATCGTCTCATCCAGATCGACGCCATCGTTCAGATGATCGATCACTTCGGCGTACCCAACGGCCTGCGTGGCGGTATGGCTGAGCGGTTTCGGCGATTGAAGCAGACGTACGGTTTCCTCAACCAAGCCCGCTTCAAACATCGCGACGACGCGTTGGTCGATTCGCAGATGGAGCTGTTCTCGCTGACGCTGGCAGGCGAACACGCGGCACTCGGTCGGCAAACAGCGCTGCTCATGTTGCAGTTGGCGGTGGCTGAGCGGTTCGCCGGTCAGGAATGCGACTTCTAGGGCGCGCGTCATGCGGCGGACATCGTTGGGATGCAGGCGATGTGCGGAGAGGGGATCCACTTGGATCAGGCGGTTGCGAAGCGCCTCCAGGCCGTAGGTTTTTACATCGGCTTCGATCTGTTGTCGAAATTCCCAGTTCGCTGGCGGCCCCGGATCAAAGCCTCGCAAGATCCCCTTTAGATACATCGGTGTCCCCCCCACAAAGATCGGAGTCCGTCCGCGTTCTAGGATGTCCGCGACCGCTTTGTGGGCGGCTCGCAGATAACACGCCACGCTGAAAGGCTCGGTCGGATCGACAATGTCGACCAAGTGGTGGGGAACGGCGGCTTGCTGGGCGGCAGTCGGTTTCGCCGTTCCAATGTCCATACCGCGATAGACCGCCATCGAATCGAGCGACAGGATTTCTCCGTTTAACGATTCTGCCAACAACATCGCAAGTTCGGATTTGCCACTTGCGGTTGCACCTGTAATGACCCAGCACTTGTCAATTAGCGGAGGAAAGACGTTTGGGGCGGTCATGAGCTTGCAGTTCGTCAAGATTCGTATTGTCTGCCGAGTCTGTGAAACGCCAATCTTGGACGGGGCGCTTCAATTGTTCAAGTCTGGTTGACGGCGTTCACCCTGACAGTCTGTATCTACGGTACACTGGATGCTAGGTCGCGGGACGGTTCATCCGGGAGGCGTGCTAAGTGAATTGGAGAGCGAATGCATAGGCGAACTTGTTCCATTCTAGTGGTCTGGCTAGCCCTTTC comes from the Roseimaritima multifibrata genome and includes:
- the miaA gene encoding tRNA (adenosine(37)-N6)-dimethylallyltransferase MiaA; translation: MTAPNVFPPLIDKCWVITGATASGKSELAMLLAESLNGEILSLDSMAVYRGMDIGTAKPTAAQQAAVPHHLVDIVDPTEPFSVACYLRAAHKAVADILERGRTPIFVGGTPMYLKGILRGFDPGPPANWEFRQQIEADVKTYGLEALRNRLIQVDPLSAHRLHPNDVRRMTRALEVAFLTGEPLSHRQLQHEQRCLPTECRVFACQRQREQLHLRIDQRVVAMFEAGLVEETVRLLQSPKPLSHTATQAVGYAEVIDHLNDGVDLDETIERVQAHTRQLARRQETFLRSLGETTTVAIENQASVEAIRDEILSSLQRS